A stretch of Megalobrama amblycephala isolate DHTTF-2021 linkage group LG14, ASM1881202v1, whole genome shotgun sequence DNA encodes these proteins:
- the LOC125246299 gene encoding E3 ubiquitin/ISG15 ligase TRIM25-like isoform X2, producing MAEARISVDQNEFLCPVCLDLLKDPVTIPCGHSYCKICITDFWDQEDQKRVYSCPQCRQTFSPRPALAKNTMLAEVVEKLKKIKLPADCYAGAGDVQCDVCPGRKLKAVKSCLVCLNSYCQNHLDQHESWFKGKRHNLTEATGRLQEMICQKHNEIIEVFCCTDEKCICVLCTMDEHKNHDTVSAAAQRTEKQHQLKKTQRSFQQRIQQREKDLQQLRKAVESHKCSAQTAVEDSERIFTELIRSIERSRSEATQRIRDQEKTAGSRDEGRLKRLEQEINDLRRRDAELEQLSHTQDHIHFLQSFQSLSAPPESTDVNDDPFSFLSSFDVLRESVRQLRDKLEDFCKEQLKKISDRVTFTNIVPGTRNDFLQYSHQFTLDLNTINKRLRLCENNRVITGA from the exons atggcagaagccagaATTTCAGTGGATCAGAATGAGTTCCTTTGtccagtgtgtctggatcttctgaaggatccagtgaccattccctgtggacacagttactgtaagatCTGTATTACAGACTTCTGGGATCAGGAGGATCAGAAGAGAGTCTACAGCTgccctcagtgcagacagaccttcagtccaagacctgctttagctAAAAACACCATGCTGGCTGAagtggtggagaaactgaagaagattaaacttcctgctgactgttacgctggagctggagatgtgcagtgtgacgtctgtcctggaagaaaactcaaagccgtcaagtcctgtctggtgtgtctgAACTCTTACTGTCAGAATCACCTTGATCAACATGAGAGTTGGTTTAAAGGAAAGAGACACAATCTGACTGaagccactggacgactgcaggagatgatctgccaGAAACACAACGAGATCATTGAAGTTTTCTGCTGCACTGATGAGAAGTGTATATGTGTGCTGTGTACGatggatgaacataaaaaccatgacactgtatcagctgcagcacaaaggacagagaaacag CACCAGCTGAAGAAGACACAGAGGTCAttccagcagaggatccagcagagagagaaagatcttcagcagctgagaaaggctgtggagtctcataag tgctctgcacagacagcagtggaggacagtgagaggatcttcactgagctcatccgctccattgagagaagccgctctgaggccacacagcggatcagagatcaggaaaagactgcagGGAGTCGAGATGAAGGACGACTGAagcgactggagcaggagatcaatgatctgaggaggagagacgctgagctggagcagctttcacacacacaggatcacatccatttcctgcag agtttccagtctctctcagctcctcctgaatctacagaCGTAAATGACGATCCCTTCAGTTTTCTCTCCTCTTTTGATGTCTTGAGAGAATCTGTCCGtcagctgagagacaaactggaggatttctgcaaagagCAGCTCAAGAAGATCtctgacagag tcactttcaccaacattgttcccgggaccaggaacgacttcctacaat attcccatcagttcactctggatctgaacacaatAAATAAACGCCTCCGGCTGTGTGAGAATAACAGAGTGATTACTG GTGCTTGA
- the LOC125246299 gene encoding tripartite motif-containing protein 16-like isoform X1, translating to MAEARISVDQNEFLCPVCLDLLKDPVTIPCGHSYCKICITDFWDQEDQKRVYSCPQCRQTFSPRPALAKNTMLAEVVEKLKKIKLPADCYAGAGDVQCDVCPGRKLKAVKSCLVCLNSYCQNHLDQHESWFKGKRHNLTEATGRLQEMICQKHNEIIEVFCCTDEKCICVLCTMDEHKNHDTVSAAAQRTEKQHQLKKTQRSFQQRIQQREKDLQQLRKAVESHKCSAQTAVEDSERIFTELIRSIERSRSEATQRIRDQEKTAGSRDEGRLKRLEQEINDLRRRDAELEQLSHTQDHIHFLQSFQSLSAPPESTDVNDDPFSFLSSFDVLRESVRQLRDKLEDFCKEQLKKISDRVTFTNIVPGTRNDFLQYSHQFTLDLNTINKRLRLCENNRVITGTDTKQPYPDHPDRFDGSNRQALCRECVCVRCYWEIEWSGDVFISVSYKSISRKGGDNKCLFGRNDHSLSLYCSSIFGCSFRHNKIVIKLPIKSIIRTIGVYVDHSAGTSLETQ from the exons atggcagaagccagaATTTCAGTGGATCAGAATGAGTTCCTTTGtccagtgtgtctggatcttctgaaggatccagtgaccattccctgtggacacagttactgtaagatCTGTATTACAGACTTCTGGGATCAGGAGGATCAGAAGAGAGTCTACAGCTgccctcagtgcagacagaccttcagtccaagacctgctttagctAAAAACACCATGCTGGCTGAagtggtggagaaactgaagaagattaaacttcctgctgactgttacgctggagctggagatgtgcagtgtgacgtctgtcctggaagaaaactcaaagccgtcaagtcctgtctggtgtgtctgAACTCTTACTGTCAGAATCACCTTGATCAACATGAGAGTTGGTTTAAAGGAAAGAGACACAATCTGACTGaagccactggacgactgcaggagatgatctgccaGAAACACAACGAGATCATTGAAGTTTTCTGCTGCACTGATGAGAAGTGTATATGTGTGCTGTGTACGatggatgaacataaaaaccatgacactgtatcagctgcagcacaaaggacagagaaacag CACCAGCTGAAGAAGACACAGAGGTCAttccagcagaggatccagcagagagagaaagatcttcagcagctgagaaaggctgtggagtctcataag tgctctgcacagacagcagtggaggacagtgagaggatcttcactgagctcatccgctccattgagagaagccgctctgaggccacacagcggatcagagatcaggaaaagactgcagGGAGTCGAGATGAAGGACGACTGAagcgactggagcaggagatcaatgatctgaggaggagagacgctgagctggagcagctttcacacacacaggatcacatccatttcctgcag agtttccagtctctctcagctcctcctgaatctacagaCGTAAATGACGATCCCTTCAGTTTTCTCTCCTCTTTTGATGTCTTGAGAGAATCTGTCCGtcagctgagagacaaactggaggatttctgcaaagagCAGCTCAAGAAGATCtctgacagag tcactttcaccaacattgttcccgggaccaggaacgacttcctacaat attcccatcagttcactctggatctgaacacaatAAATAAACGCCTCCGGCTGTGTGAGAATAACAGAGTGATTACTGGTACTGACACAAAGCAGccatatcctgatcatccagacagatttgatggaTCGAATCGTCAGGCGTTGtgtagagagtgtgtgtgtgtacgctgttactgggagattgagtggagtggtgATGTgtttatatcagtgtcatataagagcatcagcaggaagggaggAGATAATAAGTGTTTGTTTGGACGTAATGATCATTCCTTGAGTTTGTACTGCTCTTCCATCTTTGGTTGCTCATTCAGACACAATAAGATAGTGATTAAACTCCCAATAAAGTCCATCATCAGGacaataggagtgtatgtggatcacagtgcaggaacatctctggagacacaatga
- the LOC125246299 gene encoding E3 ubiquitin/ISG15 ligase TRIM25-like isoform X3 encodes MAEARISVDQNEFLCPVCLDLLKDPVTIPCGHSYCKICITDFWDQEDQKRVYSCPQCRQTFSPRPALAKNTMLAEVVEKLKKIKLPADCYAGAGDVQCDVCPGRKLKAVKSCLVCLNSYCQNHLDQHESWFKGKRHNLTEATGRLQEMICQKHNEIIEVFCCTDEKCICVLCTMDEHKNHDTVSAAAQRTEKQHQLKKTQRSFQQRIQQREKDLQQLRKAVESHKCSAQTAVEDSERIFTELIRSIERSRSEATQRIRDQEKTAGSRDEGRLKRLEQEINDLRRRDAELEQLSHTQDHIHFLQSFQSLSAPPESTDVNDDPFSFLSSFDVLRESVRQLRDKLEDFCKEQLKKISDRVTFTNIVPGTRNDFLQCA; translated from the exons atggcagaagccagaATTTCAGTGGATCAGAATGAGTTCCTTTGtccagtgtgtctggatcttctgaaggatccagtgaccattccctgtggacacagttactgtaagatCTGTATTACAGACTTCTGGGATCAGGAGGATCAGAAGAGAGTCTACAGCTgccctcagtgcagacagaccttcagtccaagacctgctttagctAAAAACACCATGCTGGCTGAagtggtggagaaactgaagaagattaaacttcctgctgactgttacgctggagctggagatgtgcagtgtgacgtctgtcctggaagaaaactcaaagccgtcaagtcctgtctggtgtgtctgAACTCTTACTGTCAGAATCACCTTGATCAACATGAGAGTTGGTTTAAAGGAAAGAGACACAATCTGACTGaagccactggacgactgcaggagatgatctgccaGAAACACAACGAGATCATTGAAGTTTTCTGCTGCACTGATGAGAAGTGTATATGTGTGCTGTGTACGatggatgaacataaaaaccatgacactgtatcagctgcagcacaaaggacagagaaacag CACCAGCTGAAGAAGACACAGAGGTCAttccagcagaggatccagcagagagagaaagatcttcagcagctgagaaaggctgtggagtctcataag tgctctgcacagacagcagtggaggacagtgagaggatcttcactgagctcatccgctccattgagagaagccgctctgaggccacacagcggatcagagatcaggaaaagactgcagGGAGTCGAGATGAAGGACGACTGAagcgactggagcaggagatcaatgatctgaggaggagagacgctgagctggagcagctttcacacacacaggatcacatccatttcctgcag agtttccagtctctctcagctcctcctgaatctacagaCGTAAATGACGATCCCTTCAGTTTTCTCTCCTCTTTTGATGTCTTGAGAGAATCTGTCCGtcagctgagagacaaactggaggatttctgcaaagagCAGCTCAAGAAGATCtctgacagag tcactttcaccaacattgttcccgggaccaggaacgacttcctacaat GTGCTTGA